Proteins encoded in a region of the Oncorhynchus gorbuscha isolate QuinsamMale2020 ecotype Even-year linkage group LG16, OgorEven_v1.0, whole genome shotgun sequence genome:
- the LOC124000600 gene encoding noggin-3-like has translation MDQSQHFVAMYLLMLSLGLIIEEGLCQHYYLLRPIPSDSLPLVELKEDPDPVFDPKERDLNETELKSVLGDFDSRLMSITPPQDKYTGNDELDDLDIQQKPSGVMPNEIKAMDFDVQFGKKHKPSKKLKRRLQQWLWSFSFCPVIYTWNDLGSRFWPRYVRVGNCQSKRSCSVPEGMVCKPANSTHFTILRWRCIQKKGGLKCTWIPVQYPMITECKCACSN, from the coding sequence ATGGATCAATCACAGCATTTTGTAGCAATGTACTTGCTGATGTTGTCCCTCGGACTTATAATAGAAGAAGGGCTATGCCAGCATTATTACCTCCTCCGTCCTATCCCGAGTGACAGTTTGCCACTTGTGGAATTAAAAGAGGACCCAGATCCTGTCTTTGACCCAAAAGAGAGGGACCTCAATGAAACCGAACTGAAAAGTGTATTGGGGGACTTTGATAGTCGCTTGATGTCTATTACACCACcacaggataaatacactggcaacGATGAGCTTGACGATTTGGACATTCAACAGAAGCCCAGTGGAGTGATGCCGAATGAAATCAAAGCAATGGATTTTGACGTACAGTTTGGCAAGAAGCACAAACCCAGTAAAAAACTTAAACGGAGGCTGCAGCAGTGGCTGTGGTCATTCTCGTTCTGTCCCGTCATTTATACATGGAACGACCTCGGCAGCAGATTTTGGCCACGTTATGTGAGAGTGGGAAACTGTCAAAGCAAAAGATCATGTTCGGTTCCAGAGGGGATGGTCTGCAAACCAGCAAACTCGACCCATTTTACGATATTGAGATGGCGGTGTATACAGAAGAAAGGGGGCCTCAAATGTACTTGGATACCAGTTCAATACCCGATGATAACCGAATGCAAATGCGCCTGCTCGAACTGA